Proteins from one Juglans microcarpa x Juglans regia isolate MS1-56 chromosome 1S, Jm3101_v1.0, whole genome shotgun sequence genomic window:
- the LOC121246692 gene encoding BEL1-like homeodomain protein 2 — protein sequence MELVTPPLTPIFSHLKTHHSISIPEKSNSASSMSQDYQHGIFSFSNGFERSAVSHHEQQHQQHHHHHHQQAQQHHIAQQIRRDKLRVQGFEQSPPQLVGIDEEEPGGLPVYETAGMLSEMFNFPSGGATAADLLEQPMAPSFRTPRPQPVATGVANEWYGSNRQGMVVGLGPLGDAKNQNSVNSRDNLAHQPHHHHHHHAQISSINAAESAAAMQLFLMNPQPRSPSPPPPSTSSTLHMLLPNPSTSLHQGFAASGAAEGAFGQFTWVPDHSSHDGGNTGAQLNNASEIGGVVESQGLSLSLSSSLQHLEAAKAEELRMGDGGSIFYYNQGAGGSSSSTAQYYKNLGGHNQTLHLQGVAHNNHQVHAGIGSSSLGMVNVLRNSKYVRAAQELLEEFCSVGRGQFKKNKFGKHNANPNSINPGNSTTSGAAGSSSSSKDLPPLSAADRIEHQRRKVKLLSMLEEVDQRYNHYCEQMQMVMNSFDLVMGFGAAVPYTALAQKAMSRHFRCLKDAISAQLKHSCELLGDKDGAGTSGITKGETPRLKLLEQSLRQQRAFHQMGMMEQEAWRPQRGLPERSVNILRAWLFEHFLHPYPSDADKHLLARQTGLSRNQVSNWFINARVRLWKPMVEEMYQQEAKDVDQEDTDQEGSEGETIRNQNSNIIGLSTTTQTPMPATTATTPTSTTTASILPTASTILTTTTPTGKRSDANASENDPSLIAINRHCFSENQAKLQGNSTTITTAAEVSPPVSLCFPATQDLSSEGLHQHRSSNMATEDTCRRGSVLAADFGTISGNADNNIGSGNLIRFGTTAGDVSLTLGLRHAGNMPEKSSFSVRDFGGC from the exons ATGGAACTAGTAACACCTCCACTTACACCAATTTTCTCGCACCTAAAGACCCACCATTCAATTTCAATCCCAGAAAAGTCCAATTCTGCCAGTTCTATGTCCCAAGACTACCAACACGGCATCTTCAGCTTCTCCAATGGATTTGAGAGATCCGCCGTGTCACACCATGAGCAACAACATCAGcaacatcatcatcaccatcatcaaCAAGCACAGCAACACCACATAGCCCAGCAGATCCGGAGGGACAAACTGAGAGTACAAGGCTTCGAGCAGTCACCGCCACAACTGGTGGGGATTGATGAAGAAGAACCTGGGGGCCTTCCGGTGTATGAGACGGCGGGGATGTTATCAGAGATGTTCAATTTCCCTTCTGGGGGTGCTACCGCTGCAGACTTGTTAGAACAGCCGATGGCACCGAGCTTTCGGACCCCGCGGCCACAGCCGGTGGCAACAGGTGTGGCCAACGAGTGGTACGGATCAAACAGACAAGGGATGGTGGTGGGGCTCGGACCCTTGGGAGATGCAAAAAATCAGAATAGTGTGAATAGCCGTGATAATCTAGCACATCagcctcatcatcatcatcatcatcatgctcAGATTTCAAGCATTAATGCCGCGGAATCAGCCGCTGCCATGCAGCTTTTTCTAATGAATCCACAGCCCAGATCTCCATCTCCTCCACCTCCTTCAACTTCTTCTACTCTCCACATGTTGCTTCCAAACCCATCCACTTCTCTTCATCAAGGGTTTGCAGCCTCTGGGGCTGCTGAAGGAGCATTTGGACAATTCACTTGGGTACCCGATCATAGCAGTCATGATGGAGGTAACACTGGTGCCCAACTCAACAACGCCAGTGAAATTGGAGGGGTTGTGGAAAGCCAAGGCCTTTCATTGTCTCTATCGTCTTCGCTGCAACATCTGGAAGCGGCTAAAGCTGAGGAATTGAGGATGGGGGATGGTGGGTcgatattttattataatcaagGAGCTGGAGGCTCATCGTCGAGTACTGCTCAGTATTATAAGAATTTGGGTGGCCATAACCAGACATTGCATTTACAAGGAGTGGCTCATAATAACCATCAGGTTCATGCTGGGATTGGGTCCTCATCATTAGGTATGGTGAACGTGCTAAGGAATTCAAAATATGTTAGAGCCGCCCAAGAATTGTTGGAAGAGTTCTGCAGTGTTGGTAGGGGGCAATTCAAGAAGAACAAATTTGGAAAGCACAACGCAAACCCTAACTCCATTAATCCAGGTAACAGTACTACTTCTGGTGCAGCTGGTTCTTCATCATCCTCAAAGGATCTCCCTCCATTGTCAGCAGCTGACAGGATTGAGCATCAAAGAAGGAAGGTCAAACTTCTTTCCATGCTTGAAGAG GTGGATCAAAGATACAACCACTACTGTGAACAAATGCAAATGGTGATGAACTCATTCGATCTGGTTATGGGTTTTGGTGCGGCAGTCCCTTATACAGCTCTTGCACAGAAGGCAATGTCACGGCATTTCCGGTGTCTAAAAGACGCAATTTCAGCACAACTGAAGCATAGTTGTGAGCTTCTCGGAGACAAAGATGGTGCGGGGACTTCAGGAATAACCAAGGGAGAGACTCCAAGGCTTAAACTGCTGGAGCAAAGCCTAAGACAGCAAAGAGCCTTTCATCAAATGGGGATGATGGAACAAGAAGCTTGGAGACCCCAACGAGGGTTGCCTGAACGTTCGGTGAACATCTTGAGAGCCTGGCTTTTCGAGCATTTCCTTCACCC GTATCCAAGCGATGCAGATAAACACCTGTTGGCACGGCAGACTGGCTTATCGAGAAATCAG GTTTCAAACTGGTTTATTAATGCCAGGGTTCGGTTGTGGAAACCCATGGTGGAAGAGATGTACCAGCAAGAAGCGAAAGATGTGGATCAGGAGGATACAGATCAGGAGGGATCAGAAGGAGAAACTATAAGGAATCAAAACAGCAATATTATTGGCCTCAGTACTACTACACAAACTCCAATGCCCGCAACGACAGCTACAACACCAACATCAACAACAACAGCATCAATATTACCAACAGCATCAACAATATTAACAACTACCACGCCAACAGGCAAAAGATCCGATGCCAATGCGTCTGAAAACGACCCTTCACTTATCGCAATCAATAGACATTGCTTCTCGGAAAACCAAGCAAAGCTGCAGGGAAACTCTACCACCATCACCACCGCCGCCGAGGTGTCACCGCCTGTGTCACTCTGCTTCCCGGCGACCCAGGACTTGAGCTCGGAAGGCCTGCACCAGCACAGATCATCAAATATGGCTACCGAAGACACGTGTCGCCGTGGCAGCGTGCTTGCAGCTGACTTTGGGACCATCTCTGGGAATGCTGACAATAATATTGGGTCTGGTAATCTCATTAGGTTTGGGACCACGGCTGGTGATGTGTCACTCACTCTGGGGCTACGCCATGCAGGAAACATGCCAGAGAAAAGTTCTTTCTCAGTTAGGGACTTTGGAGGATGCTAA